In Octopus bimaculoides isolate UCB-OBI-ISO-001 chromosome 28, ASM119413v2, whole genome shotgun sequence, the following are encoded in one genomic region:
- the LOC106879237 gene encoding sodium-coupled neutral amino acid transporter 9 isoform X3 has product MAWRKVDKQKYRVMTFRSHVEANYGYLDFSDVCQHYLGKFGLYTAIICSLMSLVGGMIVYWILMSNFLYNTVSFFANPPTGNDSVLCPSNDNTTSNVTDQLSVNFEDLYTLSKSEINVKVYNKIWDLTTTVPVFLLLLLFPLLNFKSPTFFTKFNSLATISVTYLMIFTVVKATKWGVNIEFKDKFSEHYSPNISSNLAALTGIAALAYFIHNCVLSILRSHKKPENGVRDLGIAFFLVCFTYIFIGVGLYISFPLQKSCIQDNILNNLPLDDNLAFAARACMLLQMVAVFPLLIYVFRVQFFHVVSGNIYPGVLKVVLMNLLMCAISILFACFLPKIGKVIGFVGAFCGFSYALGLPFLIHLIALYEKHQLTWYSFTIHTFFILLGFANFIAQFFISGH; this is encoded by the exons CTAACTATGGATACCTGGATTTCTCTGACGTCTGCCAACACTACCTGGGCAAGTTCGGCCTCTACACTGCTATCATCTGTTCCCTAATGTCCCTTGTTGGAGGCATGATTGTCTATTGGATATTAATGAGCAACTTTCTATACAACACTGTGTctttttttgcaa ATCCTCCGACAGGCAACGATTCAG TCCTCTGCCCCAGCAACGACAACACCACCAGCAACGTCACTGACCAGCTGTCTGTCAACTTTGAAGATCTATATACACTCAGCAAGTCGGAGATCAATGTCAAAGTCTACAACAAAATATGGGACCTCACCACAACAGTTCCTGTCTTCttgcttcttcttctctttcctctgCTCAACTTCAAGTCGCCAACCTTCTTTACCAAATTCAATTCCTTAG CTACCATCTCCGTGACATATTTAATGATATTCACAGTGGTGAAGGCCACCAAGTGGGGTGTCAATATTGAATTTAAGGACAAATTTTCTGAACATTACTCACCAA ATATCTCCTCAAACCTGGCGGCCCTCACAGGTATTGCAGCTCTTGCATATTTCATTCACAACTGTGTCCTCTCCATCTTGAGATCTCACAAGAAACCAGAAAATGGG GTACGAGACCTCGGCATCGCATTCTTCCTCGTCTGTTTCACCTACATCTTTATCGGAGTTGGACTCTACATTTCATTCCCACTTCAAAAATCCTGCATCCAAGAT aaTATACTAAACAATCTTCCGTTAGACGACAACCTGGCATTTGCAGCCCGAGCATGTATGTTGCTCCAGATGGTCGCAGTCTTCCCGTTGCTAATCTATGTGTTTCGAGTTCAGTTCTTCCATGTGGTCTCTGGAAATATCTACCCTGG CGTACTCAAAGTGGTCCTTATGAATCTACTCATGTGTGCAATCAGCATCCTGTTTGCATGTTTCCTGCCTAAAATTGGGAAAGTCATTGG ATTCGTTGGAGCATTCTGTGGTTTCTCCTACGCACTTGGCCTACCTTTCCTCATCCATCTTATTGCCCTTTATGAGAAACATCAACTTACGTGGTACTCGTTCACCATCCACACGTTCTTCATTTTGCTCGGATTTGCAAATTTTATTGCACAGTTTTTTATCTCCGGACACTGA